From Candidatus Binatus sp., the proteins below share one genomic window:
- a CDS encoding efflux transporter outer membrane subunit — protein MSLGRKFDLPLAAIALLIAGCMLGPDYKRPPAPIAVKWNEAGNVAVAPDRQDYRDWWTLFKDPVLTGLIQRAYQQNLTLLTAGVRVLEARAQLGIAIGEFFPQQQLLNAQVSYNRIPISLPYNIVNNTYWADQFGAQASWELDIWGKLRRGIESADSAFLASVANYDDVLVTLTGDVASTYVQIRTLQTQIKIARDNVVRQRQAYKITVAKFQGGAVSKRDVYQAQNVLGATEATIPQLSIQLAQAENALSVLLGMPPGNLSQLLAGSSDIPTAPTEVAAGIPSDLLLRRPDLRKAELEAEAQCAQIGFAKADLLPTFSLIGNVGTLSSNVGSASLSDVFTAKSLLYSVGPTLQWNIFNYGQITNNVRVQDARFQELQITYQNAVLQAQQEVENGLVVFVESRNQVVFLQESVKAAEGALRIATIQYRQGILDFTTVLTAEQNLYQAQNSLAVARGNIPLGLIASYRALGGGWQIRQGNDFVPAQTRDTMAKRTYWGGLLSPDKELRPKAPGLPASKDVSPNPGLPEW, from the coding sequence ATGTCATTGGGCAGGAAGTTTGATCTACCGCTCGCGGCAATCGCGCTGCTGATCGCTGGATGCATGCTTGGCCCAGACTATAAGCGTCCGCCAGCGCCGATCGCGGTGAAGTGGAACGAGGCTGGCAATGTCGCGGTCGCGCCGGACCGGCAGGACTATCGGGACTGGTGGACTCTCTTCAAGGACCCGGTCTTGACCGGCTTGATCCAGCGAGCCTACCAGCAGAATCTCACATTGCTGACCGCCGGCGTGCGGGTACTGGAAGCACGCGCGCAACTAGGTATCGCGATCGGCGAATTTTTTCCGCAGCAACAACTGCTAAATGCTCAGGTAAGCTACAATCGAATTCCAATCTCGTTGCCTTACAACATAGTCAACAACACCTACTGGGCGGACCAGTTCGGCGCACAGGCATCATGGGAACTCGATATCTGGGGCAAGCTGCGGCGCGGTATCGAATCGGCTGACAGCGCATTTTTGGCATCGGTCGCGAACTACGATGACGTGCTGGTTACGCTCACGGGAGACGTAGCCAGTACTTACGTGCAGATACGGACTCTGCAAACTCAGATCAAGATAGCCCGCGACAACGTCGTGCGGCAGCGCCAGGCCTACAAGATCACGGTTGCCAAGTTTCAAGGCGGAGCGGTCAGCAAGCGCGACGTATATCAGGCGCAGAACGTGCTTGGCGCTACCGAGGCGACGATTCCGCAACTTAGTATCCAGCTTGCACAGGCCGAGAACGCGCTTTCAGTGCTGCTCGGGATGCCGCCAGGGAATCTGAGTCAACTGCTGGCGGGTTCGTCCGATATTCCTACGGCGCCGACCGAGGTCGCTGCCGGAATTCCATCGGACCTGCTCCTGCGGCGACCGGATTTAAGGAAGGCGGAACTTGAGGCGGAGGCGCAATGCGCGCAGATTGGGTTTGCGAAAGCCGATCTGCTCCCTACCTTTAGTTTGATTGGCAACGTGGGAACTTTATCGAGCAACGTTGGCTCGGCTAGTCTGTCTGACGTGTTTACGGCCAAGAGCCTGCTCTACAGCGTCGGTCCAACCTTGCAGTGGAACATTTTTAACTACGGGCAGATAACCAACAACGTGCGTGTGCAGGATGCCAGGTTTCAGGAACTCCAGATCACTTATCAGAACGCGGTGCTGCAGGCTCAGCAGGAAGTCGAGAACGGTCTGGTAGTGTTCGTGGAATCGCGCAACCAGGTTGTCTTCCTGCAGGAGAGCGTGAAGGCGGCAGAAGGCGCACTCAGAATCGCGACGATACAGTATCGGCAAGGCATCCTGGATTTCACCACGGTACTTACCGCTGAACAGAATCTATATCAGGCGCAGAACAGCCTCGCCGTGGCTCGTGGCAACATCCCGCTGGGATTGATCGCTAGCTATCGAGCCTTAGGTGGTGGATGGCAGATTCGGCAAGGCAATGATTTTGTACCGGCGCAAACCAGGGACACGATGGCGAAGCGCACTTACTGGGGCGGCTTGCTTTCGCCGGACAAGGAGCTGCGACCTAAAGCGCCTGGACTGCCGGCATCCAAGGATGTATCGCCGAACCCGGGGCTTCCGGAATGGTGA